Proteins encoded together in one Candidatus Dormiibacterota bacterium window:
- a CDS encoding ferritin-like domain-containing protein produces MSRGKKDNSMDLSERELLAMTSDLDQMHRDMFPRFQVAVAEMTEGWREWTEREQAISRMNATRRNFLRGGLVTAGALGGGVLLAACGGSNSPSSAGTTTSTATSQSVDLTVARLAASLEILAINTYQTVLDAAGKGALGAVPPAIGTFVTTAKGQHTDHANAWNGALTGAGQSAQTAPDPHYKKVVDGALPSVKTVVDAAKLALTLETVAMETYTAGAALVTDKKNRLVALTIAPVEAQHVAILNYVLGQYPVPDTFIKTDMAASPNDLTEG; encoded by the coding sequence GTGAGCCGCGGCAAGAAGGACAACAGCATGGACCTGTCGGAGCGCGAGCTGCTCGCGATGACCAGTGACCTCGACCAGATGCACCGGGACATGTTCCCGCGCTTCCAGGTCGCGGTCGCCGAGATGACCGAGGGCTGGCGCGAGTGGACCGAGCGCGAGCAGGCGATCAGCCGCATGAACGCGACCCGGCGCAACTTCCTCCGCGGCGGCCTGGTGACCGCCGGCGCGCTCGGCGGCGGCGTCCTGCTCGCCGCCTGCGGTGGCTCGAACAGCCCGTCGAGCGCGGGCACCACCACCTCGACCGCCACCTCGCAGAGCGTCGACCTCACCGTCGCCCGGCTGGCCGCCAGCCTCGAGATCCTGGCGATCAACACCTACCAGACGGTGCTGGACGCCGCCGGCAAGGGTGCCCTCGGAGCCGTGCCGCCGGCGATCGGCACCTTCGTCACCACCGCCAAGGGACAGCACACCGACCACGCCAACGCCTGGAACGGTGCGCTCACCGGCGCCGGCCAGTCGGCGCAGACCGCGCCCGACCCCCACTACAAGAAGGTCGTCGACGGCGCGCTCCCCAGCGTCAAGACCGTCGTCGACGCGGCCAAGCTCGCGCTCACCCTCGAGACCGTCGCGATGGAGACCTACACCGCCGGTGCGGCGCTGGTCACCGACAAGAAGAACCGGCTGGTGGCGCTGACCATCGCCCCGGTCGAGGCCCAGCACGTCGCCATCCTCAACTACGTCCTCGGCCAGTACCCGGTCCCCGACACGTTCATCAAGACCGACATGGCCGCCTCTCCCAACGACCTCACCGAGGGCTGA
- a CDS encoding LUD domain-containing protein — translation MSEPLATATAGEPPAPNPEFAVLATAERIAAAARALGAHGMDALVVPTGQEARRAVLERLPDGAEVFNNTSRTLEAIGVAEDIERTGRYRPTRLALYQMDRQMQAKEMRKLGASPDHVVGSAHAVTEDGSLLVASASGSQLGPLASGASRVVLVVGGQKIVPDIATGLRRIHEYCYPLENERALRAYGVPSGVNNVLIVTRVLAPERVTVILVGEVLGF, via the coding sequence GTGAGTGAGCCGCTGGCGACGGCGACCGCCGGGGAGCCGCCGGCCCCCAACCCGGAGTTCGCGGTGCTCGCCACCGCCGAGCGCATCGCCGCCGCCGCCCGGGCGCTGGGGGCACACGGGATGGACGCCCTGGTCGTGCCGACCGGGCAGGAGGCGCGTCGCGCCGTGCTCGAGCGGCTGCCCGACGGCGCCGAGGTCTTCAACAACACCTCGCGGACCCTCGAGGCCATCGGCGTCGCCGAGGACATCGAGCGAACCGGCCGCTACCGCCCGACCCGGCTCGCCCTCTACCAGATGGACCGGCAGATGCAGGCGAAGGAGATGCGGAAGCTCGGCGCCTCGCCCGACCACGTCGTGGGCAGCGCCCACGCCGTCACCGAGGACGGGTCGCTGCTGGTGGCCTCGGCGAGCGGCAGCCAGCTGGGACCGCTGGCGTCGGGCGCGAGCCGGGTGGTCCTGGTGGTGGGCGGTCAGAAGATCGTGCCCGACATCGCCACCGGGCTGCGCCGCATCCACGAATACTGCTACCCGCTCGAGAACGAGCGCGCGCTGCGGGCCTACGGGGTGCCGAGCGGGGTCAACAACGTGCTCATCGTCACCCGGGTGCTCGCGCCCGAGCGCGTGACCGTCATCCTGGTCGGAGAGGTCCTGGGGTTCTGA